AACCATTAATAAGATCTATAATTTATAATACAGTGGAGATAGAAAAATGTTGATAGGAGTAGGACTTGGGCCAGGTGACCCGAAACTTCTTACACTTAAAGCTGTGGAAATTCTCAAGAACAGCGATAAGGTGTATGTACCTGGAGATATGGCAGCAAAACTTGTAGAACCATATGCGACACCAGTAATTCTGGATTTCCCCATGTTGAGGGATTATGATGTTCTGAACGAAGTATGGAAGAAGAATGCTGACCTTATTGCAGATGAATCAAGGAACGGAACTGTTGCTTTCGGCCTTATCGGAGATCCAAATTTCTTTTCCACATTCACACACCTGAAGCGTGTCATGAACAAGCATTACCCTGACGTTGAAACTTCAACCGTACCGGGAATTAGTTCAATAACATCCTTTGCTGCAAGAGCTGATGCAGAAGTTGACAGCTCTTTTGAGGTCAGTGATGGATCTGAAAAGAAGCAC
This genomic window from Methanococcoides sp. AM1 contains:
- a CDS encoding cobalt-factor II C(20)-methyltransferase, which gives rise to MLIGVGLGPGDPKLLTLKAVEILKNSDKVYVPGDMAAKLVEPYATPVILDFPMLRDYDVLNEVWKKNADLIADESRNGTVAFGLIGDPNFFSTFTHLKRVMNKHYPDVETSTVPGISSITSFAARADAEVDSSFEVSDGSEKKHKIRLKAVHPKEIMDDFRKEGYNEFVFAERLFSDREVIIKNSDEIPEKGNYFSIVYAKKD